The sequence TGCCTAATAAGACggtttgaaaaatatacaataagATTTTGACAggtttaaatttagtttttgatACTCTTGAAAGATTCAAGCATAGATAGTACGTATCCGtttaatgttaatttttacttataaatttttaactttaatttgattgatttagtttttatagatattttcctttatttaattagtatctTTGTTTCATTAGGTTATTTCATTGATTTAAtgtttttttgattttattaatttttatacattaaatTAGACAGTATATTCACCACCTTGAAGACTTGGGAGATAGTGCCTCCTTCAGTAAAGCTTTTAAACAAGGTTGATTGCTATTTTAGAAAGGTAAATGTGGGTTCGGATTTTGACGAGAGAGCGTCTCTTCACAACATTAAAGCTGCTTGCTTGTCACGCTCATGAAGATCAAACTATAACCGGAAGCGGTTGAACGGAATAAGGATGAAGACAAAAGAATCAATGGTAGATCTTTCCTCTGGTTGCATAGAGATAGCACTGAAGGTAAGTACAGTTACGTTGTTTATCAAAATGAATTGAGGAAACTATAAGTTAGATAATGACCAGATTACTTGACCCATGGTATTAATGTTGGCTTCTCTTCTAGGAGAGGAGAGGAGAGAAGCAAACAGATCAAAAAAGGGGATGAAGAATTTGgtaaaatcaatcaaaaaatgaaagaaagtgTTCAAAATGATATGCAGAGTGTTTCAGTTAGCATTTCGGGTCTATAGCTTTGCTGGTGGACAAGACGATTGCGCTCATAAGTTAGCCAAATAATTGGTTGAAGAAATATTagttcatttataaaaatttttatagtaattttaaattatggcCGAAcatcaatattttaattttgaatatatacggactttaaaaaagaatttttttctgAATTACATGTAGATGAGAACACATATTCACCTAATTTATGCATTTTATTGGGCTTGATATATAGACCTACAATCATAATTTCTTCGTTAGCTTCTGCAATTTCATGAGCACATGAagcaatgcttctagaaagaATGTACCTTTCTCAGTCACACATGCAAAAATATACTCGAGGATTATCTTTCTGACAACAGTCTGAAGCTGGCAGTACAAAAATCAAATCATTAAGTCAAGCAATGCATCTAAAGATTGGCAAAAGGGATAGATGTTACTTTTTTGGTGCAACCACATCATCCAACATAGAAAAAGTTGACCATTGTGAACAAGAATCTTAAACATGTAGAATAACAATCAGATTAGCTGAAGTTGGTCGGGGCTACAGAAGTGAATTGGTGTCCTTACAATACCACTTGGTGGGTTTCTGCTACAGATTTTGTCATGgctgaaaggaaagaaaattaaaaaagaaaaaatagattatattAACCAACCATTAGATAAGGAGAATAttataaagaatgaaaggatgtgattataagaaatttaccTCTGTCATGCATCATGTCCAACACGATATGAGCTTCATGCAGCCTCTCTCTTCATGTAAGATGTGAAGCAACCACTCAGTAGTATACTGGCGAGGCAGATAATTATGAGCAAACATTTCTTCAGATAATTGGAGTAAATTTTCGTACGAAGCCTTGTTTGGGAAGAATCCTCTCTGCTGCATACCAAAAGGGAGAGACAATGCATCTATCTCTCTACTTGCCTTGCAAAGGCTTCTTAGTAACGTGTTGTATGTAACTTTATCGGGACTATAAGCATTTCCattcattaaattaaacaGCTCTATAGCATGATCAATTTCACCTGCTCTGCAGTGTGCCtcaataagaataataaaagtcACTTGATTTGGACATATGCCCTCAATCTGCATCTTTTCAAACTGAATGTATGCATCCTTGATCCTATCTGCCCAGCAAAATCCAGCAATTATACTGTTGTAGAGGTACAAATTTGGCATAAACCTAGttcctttaattttatacataaGCTTCAATGCAAAAAATTTCGATGCTTCAAGAGAATTAGCAGAAAATCTTAAAATGCTTTTCCTAGGCAAGAAAGTGCCTTGACATAGCAACTGGAGTAGCCTTTCTCTCATCCTCGCAGATGCTCTGGTTACCTGGCACAATCTTTTCTTGACACCATTAATATTTCTACAAAAACCAATGACTAGGGCAATGTCGTTAAGCATCTCTCAACATCCTATCAAGATACAAACATCCCTTTTCAATCTGATTATTCTTCACTAACCCACTTATTAGTGCAGTATAAGAATCTAAGCCTGGAGGAAAGGCATTCTGTATCATCTTCTCAAACAATTGATGGGCTTCTAAAATGCTTCCACTCCTGAAGTAAGCATTGATCATTGTCATATACACAGTTTCATCAGGATGCACACCAGCTTTAAGCATTCTCTGAAACgaacattttattttctctgcTTGGACAACTAATGATGGAGTCGTAGACAGCAAAAGTTAGGTTTCAGTCGTTTCTTTTCCATCTGATCCAAAACAAGAAATGCGATCCTTTTGTTGACAGTATTCATTTACCATTACTGAATAAGTGGAACCATGCCCCAATCTTGCATGATATCAATCAAGGACTTGATGAAATCAGAATGCCCATTCCGACAAGGAGCTAAAAGTGAAAGGTGAAGGAATGGCATCCAACATCAACCATTTTCCCCAAGCAAGCCAGAGCAGCACCTGTCTTTCCTCTCTCACACAAGGCAGTAATGTGGATGATTTGCTGTACAGAAGCTAATTGGCAGCGGCGACCCTGAAAGAAAATGGATAAAGCTAGAAACAGTAGACTTTGTTCTCTCATTATCAGTTGGCATACATAAGTAATTCTCAATCTCAACCATACATAAACCTCGCTAGAAAAATGCCTCAAACATCCAAAACAAAATGGTGCAACAAAAATACTACACGTCCACTGCGTATACAAGGCAAATATGTGGCTGTAGCAACTAGACAATGTACATTTAAAAAACCCTTCCAAGAACAGCTAATAATTGAACTCTCATTTTCCTCCCTTCTTGGCGGCAGACTTGGTGACCTTAGCTCCGCTTGGGTCCTTCTTCTCAACACTCTTGATAACACCCACTGCAACAGTTTGGCGCATGTCCCTAACAGCAAACCGACCCAATGGAGGGTACTCGGAGAAGGTCTCAACAACCATGGGCTTGGTTGGAATCATCTTCACGAAACCAGCATCACCATTCTTCAAGAATTTGGGCTCCTTCTCAAGCTCCTTACCGGATCGACGATCAATCTTCGTTAGGATCTCAGCAAACTTCACAGCAATGTGGGAGGTATGACAGTCCAACACTGGAGCATATCCATTTCCAATCTGACCAGGATGGTTCATGATGATGACTTGGGATGTGAAGTTGGCTGCCTCCTTTGCTGGATCGTCCTTGGAGTTTGAAGCAACAAAACCTCTCTTAAGATCCTTGACAGCAACATTCTTAACATTGAAACCAACATTGTCACCAGGGAGGGCCTCCTGGAGTGCCTCGTGATGCATTTCAACCGACTTAACTTCAGTTGTCAGTCCACTGGGTCCAAAGGTCACAACCATACCAGGCTTGAGGACACCAGTCTCCACACGACCCACTGGAACTGTTCCAATACCACCAATCTTGTAAACGTCTTGAAGTGGGAGACGAAGAGGCTTGTCTGTGGGCCTCTTTGGCTCATTGATCTGGTCAAGAGCTTCAAGTAGGGTTGGTCCCTTGTACCAGTCAAGGTTGGTGGACCTCTCGATCATGTTGTCACCTTCGAAGCCAGAGATGGGAACGAAAGGAATTTTATCGGGGTTGTATCCGACCTTCTTCAGGTAAGAGGAAACCTCCTTGACAATTTCATCATACCTGGCCTTGGAGTACTTGGGAGTAGTAGCATCCATCTATAGAAGTTGAAAAAACACAAATTAGACTAACATCAACTTCATTCCAAGGATCGCAAAGCCAACAAGAAAAAGCATAAACCAGGGAAAATAAGGACTTCACAtgttaataaactaaaaaattccTGGCTGTCTATCAGAagaattcaatttatattgaGTATCTCAAGACCTTGGGCTAGAAATATAAACAGCAGGAGGAATGCAAGGAAAATTAACACACATTAAGCTCGGTAATGAAATTCATTTTGATTGTAAACAATTATGTGCATGAAAATTTTACAAAGTAAAGAAAGTGAAAAGACAAAAGATATTCAAAATCAAATCGCAAAggcaaaacaaataaagaaagatagcCAAGGACTTATCCTCAATGGTTCCTTTTAAAGGACAGTTGATCTCATCAATGGgggagaaaaaaattatctccAGGGTAGCTGGGCAAAGGTTTCATAAAATATCAGCATATGGGAGAGAAGGAATTGGACCACAAATAGTTTTCGGTTAATGACCAGAGCCACAAACCATTACCTCTCCAAAGGTATACAACACATAATCCTTCAATAATGTGAACACATATCATAGTATTGGACCATGTCCATGAATGCTaacaattttaatatcaaCTCAAAATTGCATTTATACTTTGTATGCACCCTTTATTAGAAGGTGATTAATATCTGCGTacaacaaaaacaaacaagcaattataaaaagatgGTTAATTTCACCTTGTTGCAGCAGCAAATCATTTGCTTGACACCGAGGGTGAAAGCAAGGAGAGCATGCTCACGGGTCTGACCATCCTTGGAAATACCAGCTTCAAAACCACCAGTGGTGGAATCAATAATCAGAACAGCACAGTCAGCCTGTGAGGTACCGGTAATCATATTCTTGATAAAGTCACGATGTCCAGGTGCATCAATGACGGTGCAGTAGTACTTGGTGGTCTCAAACTTCCACAAGGCAATATCAATGGTGATACCACGCTCACGCTCGGCCTTAAGCTTGTCAAGCACCCAAGCATACTTGAATGACCTCTTGTTCATCTCAGCAGCTTCCTTCTCGAATCTCTCAATAACCCGCTTGTCAATACCTCCCAACTTATAGATGAGATGGCCAGTAGTAGTTGACTTTCCAGAGTCGACATGGCCAATGACCACAATGTTGATGTGAACCTTCTCCTTACCCATTATTGATGCCTAAAACTGAAGTAATATCAACACAAGAGTTAGTACTACAGATGGTAACAGCATCCATATATCAAACGGACCAAAAcccaaaaacataaaaaaaaatcacatcaCATGgcaattagaaagaaaatttgataaacaggaaattataaagaaatcaTCTTTAAGACGCAATTTCTGATCAATTCAATAATCATGTAATACTGGTAATTAGTAAGTGACAAATACAAATAATagcaattgaatcaaattaataacGATTCACAAGCTACATGATGAATTACAGTTGAATCTGCTAAGATTTAGATGAATAGACAAGCTAATTACACAATAAGTAAACTGCATATACTATTTATTACAATAACTGGAATACATAACagtaaatcaaataaaaactaaCTTGATTaagcaaaatcaaaataaccataataaaaacaaatatcaTAAAAGATTTTGATCAAACGAGAAggcaaagaaaacaaatatagACCATACATATCAATTAGATTGAAACATCTATGAACTGTGATTAAGAGAAATATAAGAGATTAATTAGCTTACCTTAAGAAATTGAAGTAGAGAAACTCTAACAAAAGCCCTGCCGAACGAAACGGAGCAAAAACAGGGCCAATTGTAGGCAAATCAAGCAGAAACGATCACTTTTATAGTGAAAACACAGGCTAGGGTTTTCTGAGCAGGCACTGTAAGtttatttacataaatacccTCGACAAAAAAACACAACGACGAACTTGCCCAGACGCAACAGTGAAGGAACCTTCTAAAAGTCAAACCACCGAATCTGTCCTTCCCTGGGTTCAATATTAAAACCCCTAATCTtgttcaaaattttcaataatatacGACAGCTACGAGCACTCCAAACCCATTACTACGATCAAAGAGCCAGCCTTTGATGTCTGcaatttgttttttaaatgtaaattatTGATAACCATTATTGTAGTTGCCacagaattaaaaaaaaagtagacaGATGCCTTAAATGAGAGCTGCAGAACGTCtttgtataattaatttgtatcataCTTTagtttatacatatatatgttttaatttgaaattaacaGATTGGGGTATGATATTCTATGACATTAATTTCCATTGATTGAACAATAAATAATCACATTTGCCagttgaataaataaatttatcacatttagttataattttgaatgaactcaaaataatatatatctgaACAAAAACAGatgacataaaagaaaatacaggCTGCTAGGTTTTGGTGAAGTCGACGTCGCGTTGAGTCAAAAATTCATCGAAATCTTGTAAAAGCTTGAAATCGTTTCCGATCAAATCAGCAACCTTGTTTCTCAAGTTCGTATCCGCAATCACTCCCTGGTTGTACAAATACAAACAACTTAGGAATTGCCAATACTTGTCATGATCGCTCAAGTGATCTTTAATTCTGttacagaaaataaaagcttCCTTGTAACATTTTTTGTTCTTCAAATCTTTCTTGAATGAGTCGTTGTCCTTGTCACTTTCAAAGAGACTTTTAGAATTCATCATCTTACTCGTCAGTCGCCTGAAATTTGAAGGAGGAGgaattaagatattaaatgtaatcttaatattatctttGAGGTGGGATTGTTTGATGATGGCAGTGGtgctttataaaaatttagtggGTTAATTCTTTCGGAAGTAGGAAATGATTAACGTGTGACCGAGTAATACTAGGAATAGGAAAACATGAACTAGTATTTTATCCGACATACTTATTTAACAGGATTTGGATAAGGAATACTGAATAGGGATAGGAGTAGGAGTAGGAGTAGGAGTAGGAATTAGCATGTAATAAAATAGGCCATCTTCTCCGGAATGCATTAAAAAGGACCaggttaattattttaatatttttcagggtttttatttttaatttttgataattcATTATAACATTATtgtcttttttaataattaaaatatcactGATTAATCACAAATAAAatgtctaaaatatttttaagttttacgATATTATGTTATTAGGTTTTTGTGATTTCAATAATTAGaaagtataaaaattg is a genomic window of Ricinus communis isolate WT05 ecotype wild-type chromosome 2, ASM1957865v1, whole genome shotgun sequence containing:
- the LOC8264984 gene encoding elongation factor 1-alpha codes for the protein MGKEKVHINIVVIGHVDSGKSTTTGHLIYKLGGIDKRVIERFEKEAAEMNKRSFKYAWVLDKLKAERERGITIDIALWKFETTKYYCTVIDAPGHRDFIKNMITGTSQADCAVLIIDSTTGGFEAGISKDGQTREHALLAFTLGVKQMICCCNKMDATTPKYSKARYDEIVKEVSSYLKKVGYNPDKIPFVPISGFEGDNMIERSTNLDWYKGPTLLEALDQINEPKRPTDKPLRLPLQDVYKIGGIGTVPVGRVETGVLKPGMVVTFGPSGLTTEVKSVEMHHEALQEALPGDNVGFNVKNVAVKDLKRGFVASNSKDDPAKEAANFTSQVIIMNHPGQIGNGYAPVLDCHTSHIAVKFAEILTKIDRRSGKELEKEPKFLKNGDAGFVKMIPTKPMVVETFSEYPPLGRFAVRDMRQTVAVGVIKSVEKKDPSGAKVTKSAAKKGGK
- the LOC8264983 gene encoding pentatricopeptide repeat-containing protein At5g62370 — encoded protein: MLNDIALVIGFCRNINGVKKRLCQVTRASARMRERLLQLLCQGTFLPRKSILRFSANSLEASKFFALKLMYKIKGTRFMPNLYLYNSIIAGFCWADRIKDAYIQFEKMQIEGICPNQVTFIILIEAHCRAGEIDHAIELFNLMNGNAYSPDKVTYNTLLRSLCKASREIDALSLPFGMQQRGFFPNKASYENLLQLSEEMFAHNYLPRQYTTEWLLHILHEERGCMKLISCWT